In Synechococcus sp. Nb3U1, one DNA window encodes the following:
- a CDS encoding HepT-like ribonuclease domain-containing protein — MDAIAKICCIQLRGDLIQDEILYDVTLRNLQTLSEATQRLLLELKRIYAKIPWHNISDFRNILVHNYLGDIDPQIVMKVIENHLDPLESVVKAMLETDPSPLKE, encoded by the coding sequence ATGGACGCGATTGCCAAAATTTGCTGTATTCAGCTTCGAGGAGATCTCATCCAAGATGAGATTCTCTATGATGTAACTTTGCGAAACCTGCAAACCCTTTCAGAAGCAACTCAACGCTTGCTACTTGAACTAAAGAGGATTTATGCAAAAATACCTTGGCACAACATTAGTGATTTCCGAAATATTTTAGTTCATAACTATCTCGGAGATATTGATCCCCAAATAGTAATGAAAGTAATCGAAAACCATCTTGATCCGTTGGAATCCGTTGTCAAAGCCATGTTGGAAACGGATCCCTCGCCCCTTAAGGAGTAA
- a CDS encoding nucleotidyltransferase family protein: METRDLDENTLKEKILFLARQHGARSIRMFGAVARGKEKLDSDIDFLVNFPPGYDLFFRRIALQDSLA, from the coding sequence GTGGAAACCCGCGACTTGGATGAGAATACTCTGAAAGAAAAAATCTTGTTCTTGGCCCGGCAGCATGGAGCACGATCTATTCGCATGTTTGGAGCTGTAGCTAGGGGGAAAGAAAAATTGGATAGCGATATCGATTTTCTGGTTAATTTTCCCCCTGGTTATGATCTCTTTTTCCGACGAATTGCTCTTCAGGATTCACTGGCCTAA